Proteins co-encoded in one Candidatus Zymogenus saltonus genomic window:
- a CDS encoding thiolase domain-containing protein (Catalyzes the synthesis of acetoacetyl coenzyme A from two molecules of acetyl coenzyme A. It can also act as a thiolase, catalyzing the reverse reaction and generating two-carbon units from the four-carbon product of fatty acid oxidation) yields the protein MSDRRVFVLGGGISKMAAERPDGNIRDWVVEAAMEAVKDAGVEIADIEHATTSYFSDHFDKQLKQGAIFHDCIGMCPKPNVRVEGGGGTGGLAIRNAYAYIKAGLCDSMIVYGSENMGRHVPSDVAQQFIALASDTDWEVQVAGFYIAYYALMMLSHMEKYGTKEEQFALASVKNHRNAMYNEYAQSPMKITVDDVMNSPLITSPYKILDNCLLSDGASCLIFATEEWAKTHSTSWYRKPRIELVGTGSGTDYMRLADRPFPYPGITHFRAKKFASEQAYKMAGIKNPAKELDCFEVHDAYSGVELVSCEDLRLCGYGQSGKLYEEGYFDIGGEIPINTSGGLIGMGHPVGATGINQGIEVLTQLREEAHPQRQVKLTNGQGGMDSHGGTGTYVAVNIFRRVD from the coding sequence ATGAGCGACAGAAGGGTTTTCGTTCTGGGCGGCGGTATTTCCAAGATGGCCGCCGAGCGCCCGGACGGCAATATCAGGGACTGGGTTGTCGAGGCGGCCATGGAAGCCGTTAAAGACGCGGGAGTAGAGATAGCCGACATCGAACACGCAACCACGAGCTACTTCTCCGACCACTTCGACAAGCAGTTGAAACAGGGGGCGATCTTTCACGACTGCATCGGCATGTGCCCGAAGCCGAACGTCAGGGTCGAGGGCGGCGGCGGCACGGGGGGACTCGCCATCAGGAACGCCTACGCCTACATCAAGGCGGGCCTCTGCGATTCCATGATAGTGTACGGGTCGGAGAACATGGGACGCCACGTCCCGTCGGACGTTGCCCAGCAGTTCATCGCCCTGGCGTCCGACACCGACTGGGAGGTTCAGGTGGCGGGATTCTACATCGCATACTACGCGCTGATGATGCTTTCCCATATGGAAAAGTACGGCACCAAGGAGGAGCAGTTTGCGCTGGCCAGCGTAAAGAACCACAGAAACGCGATGTACAACGAGTACGCCCAGAGCCCCATGAAGATCACTGTGGACGACGTGATGAACTCGCCCCTTATCACTTCACCCTATAAGATTCTGGACAACTGTCTCCTCTCGGATGGCGCGTCCTGTCTTATCTTTGCCACCGAGGAATGGGCAAAGACGCACTCCACATCGTGGTACAGAAAGCCGAGGATCGAGCTTGTGGGCACCGGCTCCGGGACCGACTACATGCGCCTTGCCGACAGGCCGTTCCCGTATCCAGGCATCACCCACTTCAGGGCGAAGAAGTTCGCCTCCGAGCAGGCCTACAAGATGGCGGGCATCAAAAACCCGGCCAAGGAGCTTGACTGCTTCGAGGTCCACGACGCCTACTCCGGCGTTGAGCTTGTAAGCTGTGAGGATTTGAGACTCTGCGGATACGGTCAGAGCGGAAAGCTCTACGAGGAGGGCTACTTCGACATCGGCGGCGAGATTCCGATAAACACCTCCGGTGGCCTTATCGGCATGGGACACCCGGTGGGCGCCACGGGGATAAATCAGGGCATAGAAGTACTCACCCAGTTAAGGGAAGAGGCCCACCCCCAGCGTCAGGTCAAGCTCACCAACGGCCAGGGGGGGATGGACTCCCACGGCGGCACGGGAACTTACGTGGCGGTCAACATTTTCCGTCGTGTCGACTAA
- a CDS encoding cobalamin B12-binding domain-containing protein, which produces MKDDRKLRILIGKPGLDGHDRGVKVVARALRDAGMEVIYTGLHQTPEMIVSAAVQEDVDGVGLSILSGAHNHLFSEVIRLLKEEGADDITVFGGGIIPDDDIMKLKEMGVGAIFTPGDDTDKIVEWIRGNVRPRG; this is translated from the coding sequence TTGAAAGATGATAGAAAACTCAGGATATTAATAGGGAAACCGGGCCTCGACGGGCACGACAGGGGCGTCAAGGTGGTCGCCAGGGCCCTTCGGGACGCCGGGATGGAGGTGATCTACACCGGCCTTCACCAGACCCCGGAGATGATAGTCTCCGCCGCAGTGCAGGAGGACGTGGACGGCGTGGGGCTCTCGATCCTCTCCGGCGCACACAATCACCTCTTTTCCGAGGTGATCAGGCTCTTGAAGGAGGAGGGCGCCGACGACATCACGGTCTTCGGCGGCGGGATAATCCCGGACGACGATATTATGAAGCTGAAGGAGATGGGTGTCGGCGCGATCTTCACACCCGGCGACGATACGGACAAGATAGTCGAGTGGATAAGGGGAAACGTAAGGCCCAGGGGATGA